A stretch of DNA from Orcinus orca chromosome 3, mOrcOrc1.1, whole genome shotgun sequence:
CAGTTACGCCAACGACCCGGGGCGTACGGGTGTTGTAACCATTTCACAGACGTTTGCACACATACTCCCTCCTGCGCTCGGTTCCTGGACCTCGACCCCGGAACCGTCCGGGTGGTTGAcggtgcccctccccacccccttcccccaggaTGGGTGGGCAGCCCGCCGCCGGCCGGGTCAGAAGTGTTTATCGGGCGGCTGCCCCAGGATGTGTACGAGCACCAGCTGATCCCACTGTTCCAGCGCGTGGGCCGCCTCTACGAGTTCCGCCTGATGATGACCTTCAGCGGCCTGAACCGCGGCTTCGCTTACGCCCGCTACAGCTCGCGACGCGGCGCCCAGGCCGCCATCGCCACGCTGCACAACCACCCGCTGCGGCCGTCCTGCCCGCTGCTCGTGTGCCGCAGCACCGAGAAGTGCGAGCTGAGTGTGGACGGCTTGCCGCCGGGCCTGAGCCGCCAAGCGCTGCTGCTCGCGCTGCAGCCGCTGGGGCCCGGCCTGCAGGAGGCGCTGCTGTTGCCCAGCCCTGGGCCGGCGCCCGCGCAGATCGCACTGCTCAAGTTCAGCTCGCACCGCGCCGCGGCCATGGCCAAAAAGGCCCTGGTGGAAGGTAGgggtggagactgcggggggcCGCTGGTTGGGGCGAAACGCGTTCTACCCGGCACTTTACTTCAACACGTCAGCGTAGATCAGCATAGCGGGTTAAAGTCGCGAGACCTTAGGGTCAAACACACTTGAGTTTGAGACAGACTATCTGACCTCACGTTTTTAAATTTCCACCGGTGCTACCAGCTACCACTCACCTAAACTTCACACTTCACATGCACTATCTCCTGACTTAACCCTCAACATTGCAGTGAAACATAGAACATTGTCCCTCTTTAGATAGGAGactgttttaagaaaaatttacttGCCCAAGGCAATCCAACTGAGCCTACCTTTTATCCACTGGAGAACCTGCTTCCTGAAGCTGAGAATTAAGCAGCATTTAGCACATTCTGTAGTTTTTGGCAAGTATTCATGGTAAAGGTTAGCTATTCTGATGGTTATGAGGTAGACAAAGCCTGCAATCAGCCAGTACTCCAAGGAAACTTAGAAGGTAGCAGTTATTGCACTCCCTTTGTAAGTAAACACAAAGAAGCCTAGAGAAGTTATTTAACTTGCCTGGTGTCACACCAGGAAATCGGGAGGCTACAAATTAAACAGGCTTGTGTGACTCCAGAGGACTCCGGTGCTTGGGCCCAGGGCTTAGACCCCGCCCTGTCTCTGCCTTTTTCCTGCAGGGCAGTCACGCCTCTGTGGAGAACAGGTGGCCGTGGAGTGGCTTAAGCCAGACCTGAAGCAGCGACTCCGCCAGCAGCTCAAGTGTCCGTCTCTACAGTGCCTACAGCCAGAGGGCAGCCAAGTAGCCCTGGCCAGGGACAAGGGGCTGGAGTCCCAAGGGGCTCGGGCTGCCCTGCAGCTGCTATGCCAACGGATGAAGTTGGGCAGCCCACTGTTCCTCACCAAGTGTTTGGGCACAAGTTCTGGCTGGCACCGATTCTGGTACCAGGTGGTGATCCCTGGGCATCCAGTGCCCTTCAGTGGCCTCATTTGGGTTGTGCTGGCCCCCAGTGGGCAGGATGGGCATGAGGTGGCCAAGGATGCTGTGTCTGCAAGGCTGCTGGAGGCACTGAGTCTGGGGCCAGCCTCCAGCGGTCTGCTGCGGCTGAGGCAGGAGGTACCATGGTTCAGCAGTGACCTAATCCTCTCCCCAGGCAGCCTGAATGAGTAGGCAGAGCCTGTGTCAGTCCCTGGCCCAGCAGGCCTGGGCAGCTGCTATCTGATCCCAAGAAGGGGAGGAGCATGGGCCCTGCCCTAGGCCTGACACAGCCTCCCAGCTGAGGCAGGGCCCACAGCACCTCGGGGCAGCTCAAGTTTGGCTAAGTTGTGGTGAGGGagcttcccttctccctcccagcctggggTTTAACCTGACCCCAGGGTTGTTCTCTGACACACAGtcgcacacacacccctctctcctcccacagCTTAGCATGAATCTTTGCttcttattttcttgatttgtCTTTGTTGATGTTTTTATTTGGGGGCTGGCTGAGCCAAAGGGTCAGAAATCTGCCTTTGCCCCAACCACTTGGCATTCTGGTTTTGGTGTATGCGTAGTTTTGAGTTTTTCTATGCTGGTTGTATTTATATTAAACCCCTGGTTGGTTTACACCTGTGTCTGTGCTGTCTTGCGCCAGCTGTGGGCTTGTCTTACAGTGGTGGAGTGAGCAGCTGCTACAGGGCAAGTACTTCCCCACATCAGTGTGCCGATCCTGAGCATCTTCTTGTGCACAATAGGATATTTTAAATTCCCAGCCTCTCTAGGGATCCAGCCCAGAAAACAAGACTCTTGTCCGCTGAGAACCCATCCTGAGATTCAGCTCATTCCCTCAGTCACTGTCatcctcagtctcctcctcctcctgagcTGTGgcgtcctctccctcctccctcagtcCTGCAAAGAAGTCATCCGTGCTCCAGGCCTTGCTGCTCAGCGCCCGTAGTGGCCCTCCCTTTTTCTTGCGCCGGCGGTAGTCATCCACCACCAAAGCCCGCAGCTGGGCCATGTCCCAAAACTTGAGGCGCTGGTCATGGCCACTGCTGGCCAGGAAGCGGCCACAGTGGGAGAGGGCTAGCTTCTCCACAGGTTCCCCGGCATGTTGGCCCACACTGCCCACCACTCGGTTTGGCAGGATGTTGACAGCCCTGTAGAGAAAGAAAAGTGTTGGTATGGGCCGGTTAGGTCTGCCCTTCCTATGACTGGAGGGCCATCCAGCTTTTCTCACCTGATGACTCCATCAGTGGAGCCGGTACACAGCAGACTCTCAGTGACTGGAACCATGCAGTCAATGGACTCAGCTCTCAGGGCAAAGCGGTCACTTGTGGCCCCAAAGCCATCCCAGTTGAAGAGGTAGATGGTACCTTCACTGGAGCCACAGGCCACCTTCTTCCCACACTGCAGGGAAACAGGGCAAACCATGTTTGTGGAGCCACATCAAACCAAGTCCCTATTGCACACCCCCATCCCGCCCCACCCAGCTGTACTTTCATAAGTGTGACAGAGGTCAGGTCTCCAGACTGAGGCTCGGAGAGCAACTCGAACCGGCGTCGTCTGATGTTGAAGACACCAAGGCAGCCATCTCCGCTGTAGAGAGAGCAAAGCAGCAGGCTTGGCTGGAGGTACCCACCAAGGGAAACATTTAacacagggaagggaggggatgcagctTTGAGGCTGTACCTGGCTGTCAGCAGCAGCTTCTTGGCTGGGTCCAGAGCCATGTCAGCAATGTACTCCTCATGCTGCCGCATATCCATTAAGGGGCCCTCCTTCCGCTGGTCCCAGAGGCGGATGCCACCTGTGTCATCCCCAGTTGCCAGAACATTCTCATCCACCAGCAGCAGGCTGTTGATGGGGGCACTAGAGACACAGATACAGAACTTCTTCGAGCACCTTTGTCCCAGTAGGGATGTACCAATCAATCCTTACCCTTTGGCTCAACACACAGTTGGCTTCCCCTTACCTGTGAGCCTTGGAAATGCGTCTTTGCAGTCGTCCCAGCTCCACATCTAGAAAATGGATGGCTTTGTCCTTGGACACAGTAACAAgttctgtggggagggagggggaaatgccCAGGTCATGGTGCTGTTCATTGCTCCCTTCCCACCACCACACTGCTGGCTGCCTTTCCTAATACTCACTCTGCCCATCTTCAGAGAAGACAACGGCTCGGCAGGACTTGAGGTGGTGACCTGAGGACCAGTGCTCCTTGGTTTCTCCCTCTTGGCAGGAGTAGGAAAAGCTGGGGAGAATGGAAGAAGAGTGAATGACTCCAGACCTCACCTGGGAGTATAGAGACCAACTAGCCAAACTTCCACCTACCTAGGAGTTCCTGCTTGTACACCTCCCAGCCCAAGGAGCTTAccatcccattttctttttttttaaatgtataggtatttatattattattttctttaatatttatttatttattttgtctgtgctgggtcttagttgcggcacgcaggatcttcgttgcggcatgcatgcggaatctggttccccgactagggactgaacctggccccctgcattgggagcgtgcagtcttacccactggaccacgagggaagtcctccATTTTCCCATCTTCAATGAGCTTCAAATGTGAGGTCTTTTTTTCATTCAATGTACATTTTTGtgacctcaccccacccctcttCATCATCTTTAAAAGCCATAACCTGGGGAAAGATTAGGTCTGAATCACTCTGGAGGTCCAAAAATAGTTGATGACAGAACAGCCCAGAAGCTGGAAATGTAAAGATGAGTAAGACAGGGATATTACACTCCAGGTCTACAGGAGCTAAAGAAAGCCACAATTAATTACggcacattgggcttccctggtggcgcagtggttaaggatctgcctgccaatgcaggggacacgggttcgagccctggtctgggaagatcccacatgctgcggaacaactaagcccgtgcaccacagctactaagcctgcgagccacaactactgaagcccacgcgcctagagcccatgctcccaacaagaaaagccaccgcagtgagaagcctgcacaccacaacgaagagtagcccctgctcgccgcaaccagagaaaagcccgcgtgcagcaacgatgacccaacgcagccaaaaaaaaaaaaaaaattacggcACATTGTGAACACGTGTGGCGGAAGGATGACAAGGGAGGTAGAGCAGAGAGGCACCAGCCTGTAAGCTCAGCTTTGAGGCAAGTACCTGTCAGAGATTATCCCTAGTGTCTGCCTCAGCAGATCTTCAAAAAGGGCTGAATGAATAAGTGCTTACTTGCTAGTTGAGTTCCGGGCAGGCAGAACTGGGTCTACTTATTGTTTGTTCTGTCCCAGTGCCTAGCATGAAAAAGCTGCTTAATAAACACAGATTGAATGAATACTTTGGAAGGGAAGAGAGCCCTGGAAAGCTAACTAAGGTGATGACATGTGAGTTGGATCATGAAGAATAAGTAGTTCACCTGGCAGAGAACAAAGGGCAGATACTGGAGGCAGATGCTGATGTCTCTCCCACGAGGAATGAGGAGAGTTCAAGTGGGAAGAGAGAGGTATAGCTGAATCTAGTAAGATAGGCTGGACTAGGCTTGAGACAACCATGTAGGCCAGGCAGAAGTCTGAATTGAATTCTTTTGGAAAAAGGAACCTCTCTGGAATGGTCATGGGAGAAGTTTGAGGCCTCCAGAAGGCAGTGGCTGAAGGTAGAGAAGAGGAGACAAACAGAAGCCAGGGGTGTGTGTGAAGAAAAGTCCAGGGTGACTCCCAAGTGTCTGGCACTGTAAACATGGATAAAAGTAGTAAACCTCTCTGCAAGGTATGTATTATGGTTcccattttcttttatccttcctTCCCGCCTTGCCTTCCCTGCCTGTCtacctgcctttctctctctctctccctccctccctctctttttttttaaatataaatttctttattttatttatctttggctgcgttgggtctttgttgctgtgcgcggctttctctagctgcggcaagcaggggctattcttcggttcggtgcgcgggcttctcattgcagtggcttctattgttggggagcacgggctctaggcatgtgggcttcagtagttgtggctcgcgggctctagagcgcaggctcagtagttgtggcgcatgggcttagttgctccatggcatgtgggatcttcctgggccagggctcgaacccatgtcccctgcattggtaggcagactcttaaccactgtgccaccagggaagcccccctctccctctccctctctctttttctctctctctccctttctccctccctccctccctcccttccttctttcctccctccttctttccctccatacctccctccttcctcagagccacagggcttgcaggatcttagttcctggggccctggcagtgaaagcgtggagtcctaaccatgggaccaccagagaattctcTACTGTTCccattttcaaagatgaaaatcagaaattaacttgcccaaggccattgCAGCTAATGAGGGGTTTGGGGTTTAAATTCATTAAGTAAATCTGATAGCACAACTCTCCTGGTTAAGGCCTTCAATGGCTTTTCACTGCTTCTACCCTACATCTTTTATTCAAAATCAAACGTGTATTGAGCACTAACCCTGGGCTAGAAGCAGGAGATAAAATGGAGAACTAAAGAGACTACAGATTACACTCCAGAACATTGTTTTTCAGACTCTAGTCATGACCCATTACTGAGCTGCAATCAGCATTTTCTGTGTGTGCCCGCAAtaacaacagaataaaataaaccagaaaatatTAGAGTGCATCACACATAATATAAAAGCTATTTTTACCGTGGGGCGAggtcaaaaaagtttaaaaaacatttttttagtgGAGGAGACAGTGTTCAAATAATTATGCAAACGGATGTATGATTACACACCATTATGTAGTTTATGAG
This window harbors:
- the WDR55 gene encoding WD repeat-containing protein 55 isoform X3 yields the protein MDMRQHEEYIADMALDPAKKLLLTASGDGCLGVFNIRRRRFELLSEPQSGDLTSVTLMKCGKKVACGSSEGTIYLFNWDGFGATSDRFALRAESIDCMVPVTESLLCTGSTDGVIRAVNILPNRVVGSVGQHAGEPVEKLALSHCGRFLASSGHDQRLKFWDMAQLRALVVDDYRRRKKKGGPLRALSSKAWSTDDFFAGLREEGEDATAQEEEETEDDSD
- the DND1 gene encoding LOW QUALITY PROTEIN: dead end protein homolog 1 (The sequence of the model RefSeq protein was modified relative to this genomic sequence to represent the inferred CDS: inserted 1 base in 1 codon) is translated as MQSKRECELWCERVNPENKAALEAWVRETGIRLVQVNGQRKYGGPPPGWVGSPPPAGSEVFIGRLPQDVYEHQLIPLFQRVGRLYEFRLMMTFSGLNRGFAYARYSSRRGAQAAIATLHNHPLRPSCPLLVCRSTEKCELSVDGLPPGLSRQALLLALQPLGPGLQEALLLPSPGPAPAQIALLKFSSHRAAAMAKKALVEGQSRLCGEQVAVEWLKPDLKQRLRQQLKCPSLQCLQPEGSQVALARDKGLESQGARAALQLLCQRMKLGSPLFLTKCLGTSSGWHRFWYQVVIPGHPVPFSGLIWVVLAPSGQDGHEVAKDAVSARLLEAXESGASLQRSAAAEAGGTMVQQ
- the WDR55 gene encoding WD repeat-containing protein 55 isoform X1, with product MDRTCEERPAEDGRDEEDPESTEAPARIRDTPEDIVLDAPASGLAFHPARDLLAAGDVDGDVFVFSYSCQEGETKEHWSSGHHLKSCRAVVFSEDGQKLVTVSKDKAIHFLDVELGRLQRRISKAHRCSKKFCICVSSAPINSLLLVDENVLATGDDTGGIRLWDQRKEGPLMDMRQHEEYIADMALDPAKKLLLTASGDGCLGVFNIRRRRFELLSEPQSGDLTSVTLMKCGKKVACGSSEGTIYLFNWDGFGATSDRFALRAESIDCMVPVTESLLCTGSTDGVIRAVNILPNRVVGSVGQHAGEPVEKLALSHCGRFLASSGHDQRLKFWDMAQLRALVVDDYRRRKKKGGPLRALSSKAWSTDDFFAGLREEGEDATAQEEEETEDDSD
- the WDR55 gene encoding WD repeat-containing protein 55 isoform X2, with translation MDRTCEERPAEDGRDEEDPESTEAPARIRDTPEDIVLDAPASGLAFHPARDLLAAGDVDGDVFVFSYSCQEGETKEHWSSGHHLKSCRAVVFSEDGQKLVTVSKDKAIHFLDVELGRLQRRISKAHSAPINSLLLVDENVLATGDDTGGIRLWDQRKEGPLMDMRQHEEYIADMALDPAKKLLLTASGDGCLGVFNIRRRRFELLSEPQSGDLTSVTLMKCGKKVACGSSEGTIYLFNWDGFGATSDRFALRAESIDCMVPVTESLLCTGSTDGVIRAVNILPNRVVGSVGQHAGEPVEKLALSHCGRFLASSGHDQRLKFWDMAQLRALVVDDYRRRKKKGGPLRALSSKAWSTDDFFAGLREEGEDATAQEEEETEDDSD